The proteins below come from a single Fusobacterium nucleatum genomic window:
- the trxA gene encoding thioredoxin yields the protein MAIIKGTKENFEAEVLKANGVVVVDFGANWCGPCKSLVPILEEVVEEDPSKKIVKVDIDEQEELATQYKIMSVPTLLVFKNGEIVDKSIGLIQKQEVKMLFAK from the coding sequence ATGGCAATAATAAAAGGAACAAAAGAAAATTTTGAAGCAGAAGTATTAAAAGCAAATGGAGTTGTAGTAGTTGATTTTGGTGCAAACTGGTGTGGACCTTGTAAAAGTTTAGTACCTATACTTGAAGAAGTTGTTGAAGAAGATCCAAGTAAAAAAATAGTAAAAGTAGATATAGATGAACAAGAAGAGTTAGCAACACAATATAAAATTATGAGTGTGCCTACTTTATTAGTTTTTAAAAATGGTGAAATTGTTGATAAATCAATAGGTTTAATTCAAAAACAAGAAGTAAAGATGCTATTTGCCAAATAA
- a CDS encoding haloacid dehalogenase-like hydrolase — translation MSIENSCVRLDEGRWNPKNREVLEKLIEKYRNTDSYAVFDWDNTSIQGDTQLNLFIYQIENLVYKLNPQKFNEVIRKSVPTNNFKEGFKNLDGEILNITKLANDIYKNYIFLYENYISDKKLSLKEIRNTEEFKDFRAKMHFLHNALPGNFSEELACLWEFYLLVGMTKDEIKNLAKEATDTKLGEAIGDVVVESSRILTGEAGIVRGIYDNGLRIRPEIANLYHELKRNGIDVYIISASIQELIEVFATDKSYGYNLDIENIYAMRLKSTIDNILVDEYNYEYPFTQRKGKSEIIEKFIKPKYNDKGPILVGGDAVGDENMLTEFKDTEILLIMKREGKLDNLVNDKRVLVQYRNLQTGLLDPK, via the coding sequence ATGTCTATTGAAAATTCTTGTGTAAGACTAGATGAAGGAAGATGGAATCCTAAAAACAGAGAAGTATTAGAGAAATTGATAGAGAAATATAGAAATACAGATAGTTATGCAGTTTTTGACTGGGATAATACCTCTATTCAAGGAGATACTCAATTAAATTTATTTATATACCAAATTGAGAATTTAGTATATAAATTAAATCCACAAAAATTTAATGAAGTTATTAGAAAAAGTGTTCCTACAAATAATTTTAAAGAAGGATTTAAAAATTTAGATGGAGAAATATTAAATATTACAAAGTTAGCAAACGACATTTACAAAAATTATATTTTTCTTTATGAAAATTACATTTCAGATAAAAAACTTTCTTTAAAAGAAATTAGGAATACAGAAGAATTTAAAGATTTTAGAGCAAAAATGCATTTTTTACATAATGCCTTGCCTGGAAATTTTTCAGAAGAACTTGCTTGTTTATGGGAGTTTTACCTATTGGTTGGAATGACAAAAGATGAAATAAAAAATTTAGCAAAAGAAGCAACTGATACTAAACTTGGAGAAGCAATAGGAGATGTTGTTGTGGAATCAAGTAGAATTTTAACTGGTGAGGCAGGAATAGTTAGAGGAATTTATGATAATGGACTAAGAATAAGACCAGAAATTGCTAATCTATATCACGAACTTAAAAGAAATGGTATAGATGTCTATATAATATCTGCCTCTATACAAGAGTTAATAGAGGTTTTTGCAACAGATAAATCTTATGGATATAATTTAGACATAGAAAATATATATGCAATGAGATTAAAATCAACAATAGATAATATCTTAGTAGATGAATATAACTATGAATATCCATTTACTCAAAGAAAAGGAAAATCTGAAATAATAGAGAAATTTATTAAACCAAAATATAATGATAAAGGACCTATTCTTGTTGGAGGAGATGCTGTTGGTGATGAGAATATGTTGACAGAATTTAAAGATACAGAGATATTATTGATAATGAAAAGAGAAGGTAAGTTAGATAATTTAGTAAATGATAAAAGAGTCTTGGTTCAATATAGAAACCTACAAACAGGTTTATTAGATCCTAAATAG
- the folP gene encoding dihydropteroate synthase gives MKKISCGNKEIILGERTLVMGILNVTPDSFSDGGRYNNLDSAMKQAEKLISEGADIIDIGGESTRPGHTQITSEEEISRVVPIIEKISKNLDTIISIDTYKYDVAEEAIKAGANIINDIWGLQYDKGEMAELVKKYNLPLIAMHNQNDEMYNKDIMLVLREFFEKTYKIADKYGIDRDKIILDPGLGFGKNVEQNIEVLSRLNELKDMGPILLGASKKRFIGKLLNDLPFDERVEGTVATTVIGIEKGVDIVRVHNVLENKRACLVADGVYRKRG, from the coding sequence ATGAAAAAAATTAGTTGTGGAAATAAAGAAATTATTTTAGGAGAAAGAACCTTAGTAATGGGAATTTTAAATGTTACTCCTGATTCTTTTTCAGATGGAGGAAGATACAATAATTTAGATTCTGCAATGAAACAAGCCGAAAAACTTATTTCAGAAGGAGCAGATATAATAGATATAGGTGGAGAATCTACAAGACCAGGGCATACTCAAATAACATCAGAAGAAGAAATTTCAAGAGTGGTGCCAATTATAGAGAAGATTTCTAAGAACTTAGATACTATAATTTCTATTGATACTTATAAATATGATGTAGCAGAAGAAGCAATAAAAGCAGGAGCAAATATAATAAATGATATTTGGGGTCTACAATATGACAAGGGAGAAATGGCAGAACTGGTAAAAAAATATAATCTTCCACTTATTGCAATGCACAATCAAAATGATGAAATGTATAATAAAGATATAATGTTAGTTTTAAGAGAATTTTTTGAAAAAACATATAAGATAGCAGATAAATATGGAATAGACAGAGATAAAATAATTTTAGATCCAGGCTTAGGCTTTGGGAAAAATGTTGAGCAAAATATAGAAGTTCTATCAAGATTAAATGAATTAAAAGATATGGGACCTATTTTATTAGGAGCTTCTAAAAAAAGATTTATAGGAAAACTTCTTAATGATTTACCCTTTGATGAAAGAGTAGAAGGAACTGTTGCAACTACTGTGATAGGGATAGAAAAAGGAGTTGACATAGTGAGAGTTCACAATGTCTTAGAAAATAAAAGAGCCTGTTTGGTTGCAGATGGTGTATATAGAAAAAGAGGATAG
- the folK gene encoding 2-amino-4-hydroxy-6-hydroxymethyldihydropteridine diphosphokinase has translation MDKIYIRDLEFIGYHGVFEEEKKIGQKFFVSLELTTNLRKAGLNDDITKTTHYGEVAETVKKIFFQKKYDLIETLAEDIAREILLNYPLIRELKLEIKKPWAPVGIPLKDVSVEITRKWNEVYISLGTNMGNKKENLEKAIKEIANMKDTFIIKESEIIETEPFGYKEQDDFLNSCIGVKTLLAPREILKELLSIEKKMGRERKIKWGPRIIDLDIIFYGKEVIEEEDLIVPHPYMEYREFVLKPLEEIIPNFVHPLLLKRISTLKKELENEKN, from the coding sequence ATGGATAAAATTTATATAAGAGATTTAGAATTTATAGGTTATCACGGAGTTTTTGAAGAAGAAAAAAAAATAGGTCAAAAATTCTTTGTAAGTTTAGAGCTTACTACTAATTTAAGAAAAGCAGGCTTAAATGATGATATAACAAAAACAACTCATTATGGAGAAGTTGCAGAAACTGTAAAAAAAATATTTTTCCAAAAAAAATATGATTTAATAGAAACTTTGGCAGAGGATATAGCAAGAGAAATATTACTTAATTATCCTTTGATAAGAGAGTTAAAGTTAGAAATAAAAAAACCTTGGGCACCAGTGGGGATACCTCTTAAAGATGTTTCTGTTGAGATTACAAGAAAATGGAATGAAGTATATATTTCATTGGGAACTAATATGGGGAATAAGAAAGAAAACTTAGAAAAAGCTATAAAAGAAATAGCCAATATGAAAGATACTTTTATTATAAAAGAAAGTGAAATTATTGAAACAGAGCCTTTTGGTTATAAGGAACAAGATGACTTTTTAAATTCTTGTATAGGAGTTAAAACTTTATTAGCACCAAGAGAAATTTTAAAAGAACTACTTTCCATAGAAAAAAAAATGGGAAGAGAAAGAAAAATTAAATGGGGTCCAAGAATTATTGATTTAGATATAATTTTCTATGGCAAGGAAGTTATAGAAGAAGAAGATTTAATAGTACCTCATCCATATATGGAGTACAGGGAGTTTGTTTTAAAACCTTTGGAAGAAATAATACCTAATTTTGTTCACCCTTTGCTTTTAAAAAGGATTAGTACACTTAAAAAGGAGCTTGAAAATGAAAAAAATTAG
- the folE gene encoding GTP cyclohydrolase I FolE, which produces MDSKKIENAFVEVIEALGNVQYKKELKDTPKRIADSYKEIFYGIGINPKEVLKRTFEANNDEQLIIEKNIDFYSMCEHHFLPFFGTICIAYIPSKKIFGFGDILKLIEILSRRPQLQERLTDEIAKYIYELLDCQGVYVVIEAKHLCMTMRGQKKENTKILTTSAKGIFETDINKKLEVLTLLK; this is translated from the coding sequence ATGGACTCAAAGAAGATAGAAAATGCTTTTGTTGAAGTTATAGAAGCCTTGGGAAATGTGCAATATAAGAAAGAATTAAAAGATACACCTAAAAGAATAGCTGATAGTTATAAGGAGATTTTTTATGGGATAGGTATTAATCCCAAGGAAGTTTTAAAAAGAACTTTTGAAGCCAATAATGATGAGCAGCTTATTATTGAAAAAAATATAGACTTCTATTCTATGTGTGAACATCATTTTCTACCTTTTTTTGGGACTATTTGTATAGCTTATATACCAAGTAAAAAGATTTTTGGGTTTGGTGATATATTGAAACTTATAGAAATTTTATCAAGAAGACCTCAATTACAGGAAAGACTTACAGATGAAATAGCCAAATATATCTATGAGTTGCTAGACTGTCAAGGAGTTTATGTAGTTATTGAAGCAAAACACCTATGTATGACTATGAGAGGTCAGAAAAAAGAAAATACAAAAATTTTGACAACTTCTGCAAAAGGTATATTTGAAACTGATATTAATAAGAAATTAGAAGTTTTGACACTATTGAAATAA
- the glyS gene encoding glycine--tRNA ligase subunit beta: MELLFEIGMEEIPARFLNQALEDLKSNFERKLKNNRIKFSGIKTYGTPRRLVLIADEVAEMQEDLDELSIGPSRERAYKDGALTKAGEGFLKAHRIEEEQIEIIKNDKGEYIAFKRFSKGKPTETILPEILKALVLEETFPKSMRWSDKTIRFARPIEWFLALYGDKVVDFEIEGIKSSNKSKGHRFFGKEFEVSSVEDYLKKIRENNVIIDISERKKMIEEMINNSLLEDEKADVDEALLDEVTNLVEHPFAIVGTFSEDFLEVPQEVLIISMKVHQRYFPILSKKGKLLPKFIVIRNGINFSENVKKGNEKVLSARLADARFFYYEDLKTPLDSNVEKLKTVVFQKDLGTIYDKVKRCEKIAEFLVEKLKYNYMKEDILRTVKLAKADLVSNMINEKEFTKLQGFMGENYALKGGEEIGVALGIKEHYYPRFQGDLLPSGIEGIITGISDRIDTLVGCFGVGVIPTGSKDPFALRRTALGIVNIIIKANLDISLKDLVKVSLDALEADKVLKADRVKVEADVLDFLKQRIINVFTDMKYRKDVVLAVLDKDADNITTALEIVRIITEKLSKDKMQALLQSVKRVFNIMKGSKDATTKEKLFKNDIEKTLYVESKKVEEEVEKAIKEKEYADYFEKLFTLVPTIDKYFETVIVMDEDKNVRDNRIGQLTYIMNLFDRIAYLNKLD, from the coding sequence GTGGAATTATTATTTGAAATAGGAATGGAAGAAATACCTGCAAGATTTTTAAATCAAGCATTAGAAGATTTAAAAAGTAATTTTGAAAGAAAATTAAAAAATAATAGAATAAAATTTAGTGGTATAAAAACTTATGGAACACCTAGAAGACTTGTTTTAATTGCTGATGAAGTGGCAGAAATGCAAGAAGATTTAGATGAATTAAGTATAGGACCATCAAGAGAAAGAGCCTATAAAGATGGAGCTTTAACAAAAGCTGGAGAAGGTTTTTTAAAGGCACATAGAATAGAAGAAGAACAAATTGAAATAATCAAAAATGATAAGGGAGAATATATAGCATTCAAAAGATTTTCAAAAGGAAAACCTACTGAAACTATACTTCCAGAGATTTTAAAAGCCCTAGTTTTAGAAGAAACATTTCCAAAATCAATGAGATGGTCAGATAAAACTATTAGATTTGCAAGACCTATTGAATGGTTTTTAGCACTGTATGGAGATAAAGTAGTAGATTTTGAAATTGAAGGTATAAAGAGTTCTAACAAGTCTAAGGGACATAGATTCTTTGGAAAAGAATTTGAAGTATCTTCTGTTGAAGATTATTTAAAGAAAATAAGAGAAAATAATGTAATTATTGATATTTCTGAAAGAAAAAAAATGATAGAAGAAATGATTAATAATTCACTATTAGAAGATGAAAAAGCAGATGTAGATGAAGCATTATTAGATGAAGTTACTAACTTAGTTGAACACCCATTTGCAATAGTTGGAACTTTTTCAGAAGATTTTTTAGAAGTTCCACAAGAAGTGTTAATAATATCTATGAAAGTTCATCAAAGATATTTCCCAATTTTAAGTAAAAAAGGGAAGTTACTACCTAAATTTATAGTTATTAGAAATGGTATAAATTTTTCTGAAAATGTCAAGAAAGGTAATGAAAAAGTTCTATCTGCAAGACTTGCAGATGCTAGATTCTTCTATTATGAAGATTTAAAAACTCCTTTGGATAGTAATGTAGAAAAATTAAAGACAGTTGTATTCCAAAAAGATTTAGGAACTATTTATGATAAAGTAAAAAGATGTGAAAAAATAGCTGAGTTCTTAGTAGAAAAATTAAAATATAACTACATGAAAGAAGATATTTTAAGAACAGTAAAACTTGCTAAGGCAGACTTGGTTTCAAATATGATAAATGAAAAAGAATTTACAAAACTTCAAGGATTTATGGGAGAAAATTATGCTTTGAAGGGTGGAGAAGAAATTGGAGTTGCTTTAGGAATAAAAGAACATTATTATCCTAGATTCCAAGGAGATTTATTACCAAGTGGAATAGAAGGAATAATTACAGGAATTTCTGATAGAATAGATACATTAGTTGGTTGCTTTGGAGTGGGTGTAATCCCAACTGGTTCAAAAGATCCTTTTGCTTTAAGAAGGACAGCCTTAGGTATTGTAAATATTATTATAAAAGCAAATCTTGATATTTCATTGAAAGATTTAGTGAAAGTTTCACTAGATGCCTTAGAAGCTGATAAGGTATTAAAGGCAGATAGAGTAAAAGTTGAAGCTGATGTTTTAGATTTCTTAAAACAAAGAATTATAAATGTATTTACAGATATGAAATATAGAAAAGATGTTGTCTTAGCAGTCTTAGATAAAGATGCAGATAATATTACTACTGCATTGGAAATAGTAAGAATAATAACTGAAAAATTATCTAAGGATAAGATGCAAGCTCTTTTACAATCTGTAAAGAGAGTATTTAATATAATGAAAGGTAGCAAAGATGCTACTACAAAAGAAAAACTGTTTAAAAATGATATAGAAAAAACATTGTATGTAGAATCAAAGAAAGTTGAAGAAGAAGTAGAAAAAGCTATAAAGGAAAAAGAATATGCTGATTATTTTGAAAAACTATTCACATTAGTTCCTACTATTGATAAATACTTTGAAACTGTTATAGTGATGGATGAAGATAAAAATGTAAGAGATAATAGAATAGGACAACTAACTTATATTATGAATTTATTTGATAGGATAGCTTATTTGAATAAGTTGGACTAG
- the glyQ gene encoding glycine--tRNA ligase subunit alpha, with protein MTFQEIIFSLQQFWSSKGCIIGNPYDIEKGAGTFNPNTFLMSLGPEPWNVAYVEPSRRPKDGRYGDNPNRVYQHHQFQVIMKPSPINIQELYLESLRVLGIEPEKHDIRFVEDDWESPTLGAWGLGWEVWLDGMEITQFTYFQQVGGLELDVIPVEITYGLERLALYIQNKENVYDLEWTKGVKYGDMRYQFEFENSKYSFELASLDKHFKWFDDYEEEAKKILDQGLVLPAYDYVLKCSHVFNVLDSRGAISTTERMGYILRVRNLARRCAEVFVENRKALGYPLLNKK; from the coding sequence ATGACATTTCAAGAAATAATTTTTTCTTTACAACAATTTTGGAGTTCTAAGGGTTGTATAATTGGTAACCCTTACGATATAGAAAAAGGAGCAGGAACATTCAATCCAAATACATTTTTGATGTCTTTGGGACCTGAACCTTGGAATGTGGCTTATGTAGAGCCATCAAGAAGGCCAAAAGATGGAAGATATGGAGATAACCCTAATAGAGTTTATCAACATCATCAATTTCAAGTAATAATGAAACCATCTCCAATTAATATTCAAGAGTTATATCTTGAAAGTTTAAGAGTTTTAGGAATAGAGCCAGAAAAACATGATATAAGATTTGTTGAAGATGACTGGGAATCTCCTACTCTTGGAGCTTGGGGACTTGGTTGGGAAGTATGGTTGGATGGAATGGAAATAACTCAATTTACTTATTTCCAACAAGTTGGAGGATTAGAATTAGATGTAATCCCTGTTGAAATCACTTATGGTTTAGAAAGACTAGCATTATATATTCAAAATAAAGAAAATGTATATGATTTAGAATGGACTAAGGGTGTAAAATATGGAGATATGAGATATCAATTTGAATTTGAAAATTCTAAATATTCTTTTGAGCTTGCAAGTTTAGATAAACATTTTAAATGGTTTGATGACTATGAAGAAGAAGCTAAAAAAATTTTGGATCAAGGTTTAGTTTTACCAGCTTATGATTATGTTTTAAAATGTTCTCATGTTTTTAATGTTTTAGATTCAAGAGGAGCAATTTCAACAACTGAAAGAATGGGATATATTTTAAGAGTCAGAAACTTGGCTAGAAGATGTGCAGAAGTATTTGTAGAAAATAGAAAAGCATTGGGTTACCCTCTTTTAAATAAAAAATAA
- the lspA gene encoding signal peptidase II produces MIYIFLFLILLIIDQYSKFIVDKTLSVGETVPIIDNFFNLTYVQNRGVAFGLFQGKIDIVSILAIIAIGLILFYFFKNFKKISFLERIAYTMIFSGAVGNMIDRIFRAYVVDMLDFRGIWSFIFNFADVWINIGVILIIVEHIFFSRKKRVK; encoded by the coding sequence ATGATTTATATATTTTTATTCTTAATATTACTTATAATAGACCAATATTCAAAATTTATAGTAGATAAAACTTTGTCTGTTGGTGAAACAGTACCTATAATAGATAACTTTTTTAACCTAACTTATGTACAAAATAGAGGAGTTGCTTTTGGACTATTTCAAGGGAAAATAGATATAGTAAGTATTTTGGCAATAATTGCAATAGGTTTAATTTTATTCTATTTCTTTAAAAATTTTAAAAAGATAAGTTTTTTAGAGAGGATAGCATATACTATGATATTTTCAGGAGCAGTAGGAAATATGATAGATAGGATATTTAGAGCCTATGTAGTGGATATGTTAGATTTTAGAGGTATTTGGTCTTTCATATTTAATTTTGCTGATGTATGGATAAATATAGGTGTAATTTTGATAATAGTGGAGCATATATTTTTCAGTAGAAAAAAGAGGGTGAAATAA
- the ileS gene encoding isoleucine--tRNA ligase, which yields MSDKEYTSTLHLPKTDFQMKANLPNKEPKYIKKWTEEKIYEKGLEKNKNGETFILHDGPPYANGNTHIGHALNKILKDIIIKYKTFRGFRSPYVPGWDTHGLPIELQVVKEVGVGKAREMSALEIRKLCEKYARKWVGIQKEQFIRLGVLGDWDNPYLTLDPRFEAKQLELFGEIYENGYIFKGLKPVYWSPATETALAEAEIEYYDHVSPSIYVRMQANKDLLDKIGFNEDAYVLIWTTTPWTLPANVAICLNENFDYGLYKTEKGNLILAKDLAESAFKDIGIGNAELIKEFKGKDLEYTTYKHPFLERTGLVILGDHVTADAGTGAVHTAPGHGQDDYVVGLNYKLPVISPIDHRGCLTEEAGDLFKGLVYSEANKAIIEYLTKTGHILKMQEINHSYPHDWRSKTPVIFRATEQWFIRMEGGNLREKTLKAIDKINFIPSWGKNRIGSMMETRPDWCISRQRVWGVPIPIFYNDETNEEIFHKKILDRICDLVRENGSNIWVEKTPEELIGEELLEKYNLKGLKLRKETNIMDVWFDSGSSHRGVLEVWKGLRRPADLYLEGSDQHRGWFHTSLLTSVASTGDSPYKSVLTHGFVNDGEGRKMSKSLGNTVSPADVIKVYGADILRLWCGSVDYRDDVRISDNIVKQMSEAYRRIRNTARYILGNSYDFNPKTDKIAYKDMLEIDKWALNKLEVLKRSVTESYDKYEFYNLFQGIHYFAAIDMSAFYLDIIKDRLYTEKKDSVARRAAQTVMYEVLMTLTKMVAPILSFTAEEIWESLPAETREAESIFLADWYENNDEYLKPELDEKWQQIIKLRKEVNKKLEKARQGENKIIGNSLDAKVSLYTEDNTLKEFIKENLELLETVFIISGLEVADSADENFTDAEEIEKLKIKITHADGEKCERCWKYDNLGSDLEHPTLCPRCAAVLK from the coding sequence ATGAGTGACAAAGAGTACACAAGTACACTACATTTACCAAAAACAGACTTTCAAATGAAAGCAAACTTGCCTAATAAAGAGCCAAAGTACATAAAAAAATGGACTGAGGAAAAAATTTATGAAAAAGGCTTAGAAAAAAATAAAAATGGGGAAACTTTTATATTGCACGATGGGCCACCTTATGCAAATGGAAATACACATATAGGACATGCTTTAAATAAGATATTAAAAGATATTATTATAAAGTATAAAACTTTTAGAGGATTTAGATCACCTTATGTTCCTGGTTGGGATACTCATGGGTTACCAATAGAATTACAAGTAGTTAAAGAAGTTGGAGTTGGTAAAGCAAGAGAAATGTCAGCTTTGGAAATAAGAAAACTTTGTGAAAAATATGCTAGAAAATGGGTAGGAATACAAAAAGAACAATTTATAAGATTGGGAGTTTTAGGAGACTGGGATAATCCTTATCTAACACTTGATCCTAGATTTGAAGCTAAACAATTAGAACTATTTGGAGAAATCTATGAAAATGGATATATATTTAAAGGGTTAAAACCTGTTTATTGGTCACCTGCAACAGAAACTGCATTAGCAGAAGCAGAAATAGAATATTATGACCATGTATCTCCATCTATTTATGTAAGAATGCAAGCTAATAAGGATTTATTGGATAAAATAGGATTTAATGAAGATGCTTATGTATTGATATGGACAACTACTCCTTGGACATTACCAGCAAATGTAGCTATATGTTTGAATGAAAATTTTGACTATGGGCTATATAAGACAGAAAAAGGTAATTTAATACTTGCAAAAGATTTAGCAGAAAGTGCATTTAAAGATATAGGAATAGGAAATGCTGAGCTTATAAAAGAATTTAAAGGAAAAGATTTAGAATATACAACATATAAACATCCTTTCTTAGAAAGAACAGGACTTGTAATTTTAGGTGATCATGTTACTGCTGATGCAGGTACAGGAGCAGTTCATACAGCACCAGGACATGGACAAGACGACTATGTTGTTGGGCTTAACTATAAATTACCAGTTATATCTCCAATAGACCATAGAGGTTGCCTAACAGAAGAAGCAGGAGATTTATTTAAAGGACTTGTTTATTCAGAAGCTAATAAGGCTATAATAGAATATTTAACTAAGACAGGACATATATTAAAAATGCAAGAAATAAATCACTCTTATCCACATGATTGGAGATCTAAAACTCCTGTTATATTTAGAGCCACTGAACAATGGTTTATAAGAATGGAGGGTGGAAATTTAAGAGAAAAAACTTTAAAAGCTATTGATAAGATAAACTTTATACCTTCTTGGGGTAAAAATAGAATAGGTTCTATGATGGAAACAAGACCTGACTGGTGTATATCAAGACAAAGAGTTTGGGGAGTTCCTATACCAATATTCTATAATGATGAAACAAATGAAGAAATATTCCATAAAAAAATATTGGATAGAATTTGTGATTTAGTCAGAGAAAATGGTTCTAATATCTGGGTTGAAAAGACTCCAGAAGAATTAATTGGAGAAGAATTATTAGAAAAATATAATTTAAAAGGCTTAAAACTAAGAAAAGAAACTAATATAATGGATGTTTGGTTTGACTCAGGAAGTAGCCATAGAGGAGTATTAGAAGTTTGGAAAGGACTTAGAAGGCCAGCTGATTTATATCTTGAAGGTTCAGATCAACATAGAGGTTGGTTCCATACTTCACTTTTAACATCAGTTGCATCAACTGGGGATTCACCTTATAAAAGTGTATTAACTCATGGTTTTGTTAATGATGGTGAAGGAAGAAAAATGTCTAAATCATTAGGAAACACAGTTTCTCCTGCTGATGTAATAAAAGTTTATGGAGCAGATATATTAAGACTTTGGTGTGGTTCTGTTGATTATAGAGATGATGTAAGAATATCTGATAATATAGTTAAACAAATGTCAGAAGCATATAGAAGAATAAGAAATACTGCAAGATATATACTTGGAAATTCTTATGATTTTAACCCAAAAACTGATAAAATAGCATATAAGGATATGTTAGAAATAGATAAATGGGCCCTAAATAAATTGGAAGTATTAAAAAGAAGTGTAACTGAAAGCTATGATAAATATGAATTTTATAACCTATTCCAAGGTATACATTACTTTGCAGCAATAGATATGTCAGCTTTCTATTTAGACATAATAAAAGATAGACTTTATACTGAAAAGAAAGATTCTGTTGCAAGAAGAGCGGCACAAACAGTTATGTATGAAGTTTTAATGACTTTAACAAAAATGGTTGCACCTATACTTTCATTTACAGCTGAAGAAATATGGGAAAGTTTACCAGCTGAAACAAGGGAAGCAGAATCTATATTCTTAGCAGATTGGTATGAAAATAATGATGAATATTTAAAACCAGAACTTGATGAAAAATGGCAACAAATTATAAAATTGAGAAAAGAAGTAAATAAAAAATTAGAAAAAGCTAGACAAGGTGAAAATAAAATAATAGGAAACTCTTTGGATGCAAAAGTTAGCCTATATACAGAAGATAATACTTTAAAGGAATTTATAAAAGAAAATTTAGAATTATTAGAAACTGTATTTATTATTTCTGGTTTAGAAGTAGCAGATTCTGCTGATGAAAACTTTACAGATGCAGAAGAAATAGAAAAATTAAAAATAAAAATTACTCATGCAGATGGAGAAAAATGTGAAAGATGTTGGAAATATGATAATTTAGGAAGTGATTTAGAACATCCTACACTTTGTCCAAGATGTGCAGCAGTATTGAAATAG